DNA sequence from the Streptomyces sp. CA-210063 genome:
CTCTCCATCGCCCTGCGCTACCACCGCTTCGAGGTGATGACGGCCGGTACGGTCCGCGAGGCGCTCGTGCTCGCCGAGCGCACCCGGCCCGACGCGGCCCTGCTGGACGTGATGCTCCCGGACGGCGACGGCCGGGCCCTCGGCCGTGAACTGCGCTCCAAGCGGCCGGAGTTGGCGGTGGTCTTCCTGACCGCGCGGGACGCGCCCGCCGAGATCGTGGGCGCCCTCGGCTTCGGCGACGACTACATCACCAAGCCGTTCAACATCGACGAGGTCGTCGCCCGTATCACCGCCGTGCTGCGCCGCACCCGGCGCGCCGATGTCCTCCCCCAGCGCCCGCCGCTGCGCTACGGCGATCTGGAGCTGGACGAGACGACGTACTCGGTGCACCGGGCCGGCCGCACGGTCGAGCTGACGCCCACCGAGTACGCGCTGCTGCGGTTCCTGGTGCGCAACGGCGGACGGATCGTGCCGAAGGAGCAACTCCTGCGGCACGTGTGGCAGTACGACCACGCGCCGGCCGAGTCGACCGTCGTCGAGACGTACATCAGCTATCTGCGCCGCAAGCTGGACACCCTCGGCCCGCCCGTGATCACCACGCGGCGGGGCGTCGGATACGGGCTGGCATGACCCTTCCCCGAAAGTTCAAGGGGCCGTTCCGCCGGCGAGGCCTCTACTCCCTGCGCGCCAAGCTCACCCTCGCGAACGTCGTCCTGCTCGCCGTGGGCGTCGTCACGGCGACCGCGTTCAGCGCGATGGGCATGCGGCTGTATCTGCTGGAGAGCGTCGACAGGGAGCTGATGACGACCCGCGACTCGATCGGGAACGCGGGGATCAGCATGGAGCAGATCGACGCGCTGAGCGCGCTGGTCGCCCTCGGCAACCGGGCTTCCGGTACCTCCTCCGCCGGGGACGCCGACTCCCTCGTGCAGGGCGCCGTCTTCACCGCGCTGGACGACAGGGGCGAGCCACTGGCCATCGCCGGTTTCGCGCCGACCGACAACCAGCGGGCCCTCGCCGCCGCCGTGGGCGATCCGGCCGCCCTCGTCACGGCCGACGAACCGCACGACATCGAAGTGAAGGGCGCCCCCCATCGCGTCACCGCGGCCCGGATGGACGACGGCACGACCGTCCTCCTCGGCACCTCCACCGAGCAGCTCCACAACGTCATCGGCCGGGCCCTCAAGCTGGACTTCGCCGTCGGCACCCTGCTCCTCGCGGCGCTCGCCTGTCTGACCCTGTTCAGCGTGCGCCGCCGGATGCGGCCCCTGGAGGACATGGTCGAGACCTCGTCGGCGATCGCCGAGGGCGACCTGACCCGCCGCGTCCCCTCCAGCAGCGAGGCCACCCTGGAGGTCGAACAGCTGCGCCTCGCCCTCAACTCCATGCTCCAGCAGGTCGAGACGGCCCACCGCACCCGCGAACGCAGCGCCGCCCAGCTGCGCCGCTTCGTCGGCGACGCCTCCCACGAGCTGCGCACGCCCCTGTCCGCGATCCGCGGCTATCTCCAGCTCTACGAGAAGGGCATGCTCA
Encoded proteins:
- a CDS encoding response regulator transcription factor; the protein is MTGTERAALGCEGATVLVVEDEPSIVDVLSIALRYHRFEVMTAGTVREALVLAERTRPDAALLDVMLPDGDGRALGRELRSKRPELAVVFLTARDAPAEIVGALGFGDDYITKPFNIDEVVARITAVLRRTRRADVLPQRPPLRYGDLELDETTYSVHRAGRTVELTPTEYALLRFLVRNGGRIVPKEQLLRHVWQYDHAPAESTVVETYISYLRRKLDTLGPPVITTRRGVGYGLA